A window of the Ostrea edulis chromosome 1, xbOstEdul1.1, whole genome shotgun sequence genome harbors these coding sequences:
- the LOC125673785 gene encoding von Willebrand factor A domain-containing protein 7-like, producing the protein MNLVVAVFGLAVYIICHSNSVLGFLPSSESGGRRSDFTHVSITEDGIYKAVAEVIIEKVKPGIYDTDSHTDKVKEYFNSDAWGRLQFQQTVDYIVDKVNLAQRQYSTDACRTMNCEQISSGNILLQSLKFNIIQNSQTTAGDWAPIRDLLGEYLFTMQEFYSNTNWVEMFASRPCRELGVKRRLPFKLSSVQEATCTSCNYSKDALLSNSCSNNIIQNGRLTSGYTSIQNVVKPFRKCSHGGPSDAYKDVVAIGGINKETSDPELSPHYHLHQVAGRAAVQATYDLLVGEDTGLLSAIGLDRTMSLLGMDHNNLCYSCFSPSLSLVFVIGGTGSMAEEILKTSTYSVAIVNKGQGSTSPFNYILSTFNDPETRVFVTMSGVEIKKQLQSLKAHGSGDYPEMVLHGMVNAMKLAEQGSCIFFFTDTDVKDLGLLSDVIELINNKSLHLLQFVIGNSSTPHTANDAKPHHMPRFAFTPPNVHCIPNGHNLSGERRKRSMGSIFDQIAAQTHSTVIQTSHSTLGNTLGQIIQENMNIHTLGVASFEMDADVRSFPVDRCLSLFTVSLEGNGCSNVALLRPDGSNQPFTGNATKDIIDRKTTILSVHNPLHGMWQLKNIDKSHCHVTVSGSGCIDFTYKILEDIRGVKYPISGTSPVAGNNYTLSVSVRGIPQNLGIHTNITQIYLKKPDGRLLTSLPVSDSSRTSTRSVFTDVTFWEPFYVGIKGLVDMETMTREILKTVTPVKGKIEFVPSSNSLVYNQEVAVSVRITNAGVTQQTFDVAAADTAGFVTSVIKHVTLDSKQTKTMDFHITAIPPATYTKLTITLLTEGASSRIDKHLMVSTVNPPDLKVVNRSENCKKASLNIYNCSHQQWEMVVSIVFTANMTRLYCTPVSSTLIFTYHQDSADKNKYLATLKGNCCTYQLSVIAHDSAGNSKTLAIKFSGENKFNTDVGANQWSKQTGKSKEGSSSNTWPAVGGAVGAAVALGASVLGFKKYKSMNKVESDLPDAITDQMQNESFDKNRKKKFTMF; encoded by the exons ATGAACCTCGTTGTGGCCGTATTTGGTCTGGCGGTTTATATAATATGTCATTCTAATTCAGTGTTGGGTTTTCTACCTTCGTCTGAGAGTGGGGGAAGGAGGTCAGATTTTACACACGTCAGTATCACAGAAGATGGAATCTACAAAGCGGTGGCGGAGGTCATCATAGAAAAGGTCAAACCGGGAATTTACGACACCGACAGTCACACGGACAAAGTGAAAGAATATTTCAATTCCG ATGCCTGGGGAAGGTTACAATTTCAACAGACCGTAGATTACATCGTAGACAAAGTCAATCTTGCACAAAGGCAATATAGCACTGATGCTTGTAGAACAATGAACTGTGAGCAGATTTCATCAG GTAACATTTTGCTACAGTCCCTGAAATTCAACATCATTCAGAACTCACAAACTACAGCTGGAGACTGGGCACCTATTCGGGATTTACTGGGAGAATATTTGTTCACCATGCAGGAGTTCTACAGTAACACTAACTGGGTAGAAATGTTCGCTAGCAGACCATGCAGAGAACTAG GGGTGAAGAGACGATTACCATTCAAACTTTCTAGCGTTCAAGAAGCAACTTGTACCAGCTGCAATTATTCCAAAGATGC CCTTCTCTCCAATTCTTGTTCTAACAACATTATACAAAATGGAAGACTTACAAGTGGATACACTTCAATCCAAAACGTCGTCAAACCGTTCC GTAAATGCAGTCATGGTGGCCCGAGCGATGCCTACAAGGACGTCGTAGCGATTGGTGGAATTAACAAGGAGACATCTGACCCAGAGTTATCcccccattatcacctgcatcaAGTAGCAGGTCGGGCGGCAGTTCAGGCGACATATGACCTTTTAGTTGGAGAAG ACACCGGCCTGTTATCCGCCATTGGTTTAGACAGAACGATGAGCCTGTTAGGAATGGACCACAACAATCTGTGTTACAGTTGTTTCTCGCCCTCCCTGTCTCTGGTTTTTGTTATTGGTGGCACGGGTTCTATGGCTGAAGAGATACTAAAGACGAGCACATATAGTGTCGCCATCGTCAATAAAGGACAGGGGTCCACATCGCCATTCAATTACATATTGTCCACTTTCAACGATCCAG AGACTAGGGTGTTTGTAACAATGAGCGGTGTGGAAATTAAGAAACAACTGCAATCGCTTAAAGCTCATGGAAGTGGAGACTACCCAGAGATGGTGCTGCATGGAATGGTCAATG ccaTGAAACTTGCCGAGCAAGGATCGTGTATATTCTTTTTCACAGACACTGATGTGAAAGATCTAGGACTCTTGTCTGACGTCATAGAGCTGATCAACAACAAAAGCCTGCATCTTCTGCAGTTTGTGATAGGGAACAGTTCGACTCCACACACTGCCAATGATGCCAAACCTCATCATATGCCTAGATTCGCTTTTACACCTCCAAATGTCCACTGTATACCAAACGGACATAATCTGTCAG GTGAACGAAGGAAGCGTTCTATGGGCAGTATTTTCGATCAGATTGCTGCGCAGACTCATTCCACCGTTATACAGACGTCACATTCAACTCTCGGAAATACACTTGGACAAATAATCCAG gaaaatatgaatatacacacactggGTGTGGCCTCGTTTGAGATGGACGCTGACGTTCGATCCTTTCCTGTAGACCGCTGTCTGTCTTTGTTTACGGTCAGTCTAGAGGGGAACGGCTGTTCTAACGTCGCTTTACTCCGACCTGATG gTTCGAACCAACCTTTTACAGGAAATGCAACTAAAGACATTATAGACCGGAAAACGACTATTCTTTCTGTGCAT AACCCGTTACATGGAATGTGGCAATTGAAGAATATTGACAAAAGTCATTGTCACGTGACTGTTTCTGGTAGTGGGTGTATAGACTTCACATACAAGATATTGGAAGATATACGAGGGGTAAAATATCCGATCAGCGGAACAAGCCCCGTTGCAG GTAACAATTACACACTCAGTGTGTCGGTAAGAGGGATTCCTCAAAATCTCGGAATACACACAAATATCACACAGATCTATTTGAAGAAACCTGACGGTCGTCTATTAACGTCACTTCCTGTGTCTGATTCATCGAGAACTAGCACGAGGTCCGTCTTCACCGACGTCACGTTCTGGGAG CCTTTTTACGTTGGAATCAAGGGGTTGGTCGATATGGAAACAATGACCAGAGAAATTCTGAAAACAGTGACGCCTGTGAAAGGAAAAATAGAGTTTGTTCCTTCTTCGA ACTCACTAGTGTACAATCAAGAGGTTGCAGTGAGTGTTAGGATAACAAACGCGGGAGTGACTCAGCAGACGTTTGACGTGGCAGCCGCGGATACTGCGGGCTTTGTTACTAGCGTCATTAAACACGTGACGTTGGATAGTAAGCAGACAAAGACGATGGACTTCCATATTACAGCAATTCCACCTGCAACATACAC AAAACTCACCATCACCCTCTTAACTGAAGGAGCAAGCTCCAGAATAGATAAACACCTCATG GTTTCCACTGTAAACCCACCAGATTTGAAAGTGGTCAACCGCTCAGAGAACTGTAAAAAGGCCAGTCTGAACATTTACAATTGTTCCCATCAGCAGTGGGAGATGGTAGTGTCTATTGTCTTCACGGCTAACATGACGCGCCTGTATTGTACTCCGGTATCCAGCACTCTAATCTTTACATATCACCAGGACAGCGCAGACAAAAACAAGTACCTAGCTACTCTCAA aggaaattgttgtacatatcaGCTATCAGTGATCGCTCATGACTCCGCTGGAAACTCAAAGACATTGGCGATAAAGTTTTCAGGTGAAAACAAATTCAACACGGATGTAGGCGCAAATCAATGGAGCAAG CAAACTGGGAAGAGCAAAGAGGGATCCAGTTCTAATACATGGCCAGCAGTAGGGGGCGCTGTAGGTGCTGCCGTCGCATTAGGGGCGTCTGTACTTGGATTCAAGAAATACAAATCcatgaacaaagttgaatcggATTTACCGGATGCTATTACGGACCAAATGCAAAATGAAAGCTTTGACAAAAacagaaaaaagaaatttacaatgttttga